A segment of the Babylonia areolata isolate BAREFJ2019XMU chromosome 7, ASM4173473v1, whole genome shotgun sequence genome:
GACTGGCCAACCTGAAGTTTATAGCTGACGCCGTCTGCAGTACTTTCTGTGTGAAAGCACACGCCTGCATCCTCGCAGATTTTGGTCAGCATATCTTTGAAATCGTGGTCCGAAGGATATAGCGTTGTCAATTCTTTAGCTAACGCAGCAACAACTACAGAAAATATTGGTATGTTCGCCATGTTATGTGACAAATATCGATTTAtcaacttttgtttttgttgacagaCGAAGTGTCATTCTTGTTTCCGGTCAGAGGTCAAACTTCCTTATTTCTTGTAGAATGATTTACTTCCCTTCAAATCTTTCTGCTCAGAGAGCACGAAAAGACTAACAACATGGCAGGCTGCATATTGTTTTGGAAACTTCCCAGATTGTAGGCCCATAGTAGAAAGTTTCAAAGCAGGCAGGTTAGGTAGAAAGTGTCCTACATCGACCATCTCCCACACCAATGATTACGAAAATAATATGATGGCAGCAGCCGTTGATCCTTTCTCCATCGCAACTGCCGAACTTTCAGACGACTATGTCAACACCTTTCCAGACCCAGATGTAGTTTGGAAGTATTTGGAAGAACTTAGTGATAGAAccggtgtggttgtttttgtagGTGATAACAGCGTCAGCGTCAAAGGGTCATGGGGATCACTGAATAGCGTGAGATCTATATTGTCTGAATTCCTCATATCACACCAAACTACTCAGTGTGAGGATGACAAAAAAGACATCGATCTATTTGAGAGTGAGAGTCCACCTTTCTCTGACGACCACGAAGTTGAGAGTAACAATGAAGAAGACGACAAAAAAACAGACTCTGTTGCCAGATTTCGTGACACTTCAGGTGATCCGTCAAACTGGATCAAATGGACTGCAGAAGTTTTGCCTCAGATACAACCAGTGCGGTCAAAGAGAACATGCGAGTACAGCCAACCAAAGCAGGAAACAAACACAATACCAGAGCCTCTTGTTTTATATGCAGAGTATCAGCCAACTCCTGATCCTGCTGCCAAGGTACCTCCAACCATAGATGCTATTGAGAAAGTGCTGAAGACAGTGTATGATACAAACAAGCAGAAAGCATCTCCATTTTCAATATATACCCCAACTTTGGTGACACCCGGTTGCACAACAGCAGGTGAAGGTAATAAGCAAAGGTTTCCATGTAACAGTGAACAGTATGATCATTCCACAGCAAGTGTAACAAATCAAAACCAAGACATTAGCCATTCAGTCTCAGGTCAGAATAATGAAAACAAGCCGGACCAGTCCAACTCAGGGCCACATTCAGTTATCCATGGCAGTCAGAGAACTTTGCCTACTGTGTCTGAAGCTGCAAATGCAACATCAGTCAGAGATGAAGTCAAGGGCACAGTGTTGTCCCTGCAAGAATTATCACAACAAGACCTGAGCAGCTCTACACCAAGTCAGACTTGCTCTGCACAAGAATGGGAACAAAACGAAGAAGTACCCAGAAGgcaaagtagaagaaaaagaaaggaacgcAGAAACAGTGCTGTTATTTTGGGAAATACTGGGATGCAGTCAGATACAAAGCTGAAAAAGGAAGATGATTTAGAAGAGCAAGTGACTTTACCTGCCACTGACAGGCTGTACGGCAGTACCATTCATTCTGATTTAAAGGTTAGGGGAacgagaaggaaaggaaaaccaaggaaaaacaaaaaattccAAAGTGAAACCCCAGAATCCCAAGGGCAGGATGATCAAGTAAACGCAAAATCAGGAACACCGAGAGCTGCAAAACGGAAAAGCCTGACACCTATGAAAGCAGAGCTTTCTGAATCCAGTTCCCAGCTTTGTGTGTCAAAGCAGAAAACTACAAGGCCACGCCAGATTTCTAAACAAGAAGTCATAATAAAAGAACTAGTTAAAGAAGGAAAAATTTATATTTGTGAATTATGCCCATATGTTGCCAAAAAGTTGAACCACTTGCGTGAACACAAACGCCGTGTTCACATCATGAAGGGGAAAGAGTTCAAGTGTGAAGAGTGTGGTAAAATTTTTGGATTTGGGAAGGATCTTAGAAGACATTATCTCACGCACCAAAAAGCTGAAAACTGTTGTGATATATGTGGTAAAATGTACAAGGGCATTCGCAACTTAGCTGAACACAAGAAAACTCATGAATCAAACTACATTAAACCAGAATTTCCCTGTGAATTTTGTCAGAAAACTTTTAGCACCAAATATGTTCTTGCTTAtcatgttaaatcagaacatttGGGTGTGAAAAAAACTTATCTGTGCCCAACATGTGGAAAAGCTTCTCTCAGAAAAGCTCATACTTACAGCATGCAAATGTTCATATGGGTATCAAGGCATATCAGTGTGACATTTGTGGCAAATCATTTTCCTATGACAAGTCTTTGAAGGAACACAAGTACATGCATCAGGATGACAAGCAGTTTGAATGCCATGTGTGCCACAAGAAATTCCGACAGTCCTCAGGTGTTGCCATTCACATGAAAATACACAAAGAACGTAAAGACTATGTATGCTCTGCGTGTGGAAAAGGTTTCAGTCAAAAGCAAGCCATGATTCGGCATGAAAGGATCCATATGGGTGTAAAACCTTTCAGTTGCAGTTTATGCAAACGTTCATTTACAGACTCCTCAATCCTGCGTCGGCATATGATTTTGATCCACAAAAAGGACAAAGATAAATGGCGAGAAGATACAGAAAGTAATGTGCAGCGAAGTACAGACTTTTTCATCAGTGTAGTTGCAAAAGACGGGGCATTGGAGGAAGGTCAAGCTAGTCATCAGGGTGCAGGGAATGGTGTCGTGACAAACAGTAAGCGTCATGCAGTGCAGGTGCTGCCTGACAACCCAGTGGCAGAGCCAGCAAGCCAAGGTGGTGGTAATGAATCCTGCCAGACAAGTACAGCAGATGCAGATTTCAGCTTCATCCCTGTTGGGATTGGGACAGTGACTTCTTCTTCATCGGAGTCCATCATGGCAGCTATTTCTTCCATGTCTTTGCCTCACATCCTCCAGTATAACAAAGCTCTCCAGAAAGCATCCGACTCAGGAACCTTTTCAACAGACAGCATTCATGACTGTGTCTCTCATGTCTCAACTGTCCAAACCTCTGGTGATAAACTGGAGCCGGAGACTGTGTTTGGTATGCCTCTTGGATCTGCTCATATGAATCCCACTTCTCACAGACTGTTCACAGGTCTTCCCAAAATGAAACCCAGCTCAGTTTGCAAGGACAGGTGTCAAGTGTTCTAAACTCTTACACATTTAGCGAGGCCAGCGATCTTTCATCTTCAGCAGTGGGTTGTGGTGAGGCGCATCAGAGCAGTACAAACGCAGCAGATATTGTCCACTACCCTTCCATGGTGGAGCAGGCCAGTGTGGGCTATCACCCCAACATGGTCACCATGTCTGATGCCCTGGCCGCTCTGGAGTTCCACTCTGGAGCCATGAATGCGACATCTTCCTCCCAGGAGCATCCTGCTGACTGTGAGCGCTTAGTGTCCGGGTCTTCCATTCTGCAGGCTCAGCAGTATTcagacacacagcatcactgaTGGTGATAGAACTGCAGAGAACTATCAGTGATTTAATGTGATAGTAATGGTGATACTGATTACCAAATGCCTTCCTCCTCACGCCACCCCACTccactttctttttattttgtattattattattatttggtgtgtgttgttgcaggttCCCCAATATTTAGGAACTGGACATGGTTTTCAGAGCTGGGAGCcacatcacacatatatatattgctgCATGAGTGTTCTCTGTGAGGGAGGTGgacagggagagggtgtgtgtgtgcccatgtatcTTAAACTGCTGCCACAATTTTGAAATTTTGTGAATGGAAAAATACATCACTTGAAATAAGTGAATCTCTGTTGGGTGC
Coding sequences within it:
- the LOC143284171 gene encoding LOW QUALITY PROTEIN: uncharacterized protein LOC143284171 (The sequence of the model RefSeq protein was modified relative to this genomic sequence to represent the inferred CDS: inserted 1 base in 1 codon); the protein is MMAAAVDPFSIATAELSDDYVNTFPDPDVVWKYLEELSDRTGVVVFVGDNSVSVKGSWGSLNSVRSILSEFLISHQTTQCEDDKKDIDLFESESPPFSDDHEVESNNEEDDKKTDSVARFRDTSGDPSNWIKWTAEVLPQIQPVRSKRTCEYSQPKQETNTIPEPLVLYAEYQPTPDPAAKVPPTIDAIEKVLKTVYDTNKQKASPFSIYTPTLVTPGCTTAGEGNKQRFPCNSEQYDHSTASVTNQNQDISHSVSGQNNENKPDQSNSGPHSVIHGSQRTLPTVSEAANATSVRDEVKGTVLSLQELSQQDLSSSTPSQTCSAQEWEQNEEVPRRQSRRKRKERRNSAVILGNTGMQSDTKLKKEDDLEEQVTLPATDRLYGSTIHSDLKVRGTRRKGKPRKNKKFQSETPESQGQDDQVNAKSGTPRAAKRKSLTPMKAELSESSSQLCVSKQKTTRPRQISKQEVIIKELVKEGKIYICELCPYVAKKLNHLREHKRRVHIMKGKEFKCEECGKIFGFGKDLRRHYLTHQKAENCCDICGKMYKGIRNLAEHKKTHESNYIKPEFPCEFCQKTFSTKYVLAYHVKSEHLGVKKTYLCPTCGKXFSQKSSYLQHANVHMGIKAYQCDICGKSFSYDKSLKEHKYMHQDDKQFECHVCHKKFRQSSGVAIHMKIHKERKDYVCSACGKGFSQKQAMIRHERIHMGVKPFSCSLCKRSFTDSSILRRHMILIHKKDKDKWREDTESNVQRSTDFFISVVAKDGALEEGQASHQGAGNGVVTNSKRHAVQVLPDNPVAEPASQGGGNESCQTSTADADFSFIPVGIGTVTSSSSESIMAAISSMSLPHILQYNKALQKASDSGTFSTDSIHDCVSHVSTVQTSGDKLEPETVFGMPLGSAHMNPTSHRLFTGLPKMKPSSVCKDRCQVF